In the Parus major isolate Abel chromosome 4A, Parus_major1.1, whole genome shotgun sequence genome, one interval contains:
- the LOC117243692 gene encoding adhesion G-protein coupled receptor G2-like, whose protein sequence is MAMGHSLRSILTAIWFFIFVFHCLMKDEVVKQCRVYFCWGRFCLSGYSGWSGSGATAGSTPKHLNHKSPSQALQSLHSNGTSSTFNADFLPRTSSDTNFKIAEVH, encoded by the exons ATGGCAATGGGTCACTCTCTGAGATCCATCCTTACAGCAATTT GGTTCTTTATCTTTGTGTTTCACTGCCTAATGAAGGATGAAGTAGTGAAGCAGTGCCGAGTATACTTCTGCTGGGGAAGATTTTGTCTGAGTGGTTATTCTG GCTGGAGTGGGTCAGGTGCAACTGCTGGATCTACACCAAAGCATTTAAACCACAAATCACCATCCCAGGCTTTGCAGAGTCTACATTCTAATGGAACGAGTTCAACTTTCAATGCAGATTTTCTTCCCAGGACTTCTTCAGATACAAATTTTAAGATTG CTGAAGTCCATTGA